In Candidatus Flexicrinis affinis, the following proteins share a genomic window:
- a CDS encoding DUF1801 domain-containing protein: MTREEIEMGQPAKKSGKKAQGFTAEERAAMKERARELKAAAQRADGEQDVLDKIAEMPEPERGMAERLHALIKASAPVLVPRTWYGQPAYTKDDKVVCFFQSAQKFNTRYATLGFTDAANLDEGAFWPVAFGLKELTPAIEKQISELVKKAVS; this comes from the coding sequence CGAGGGAGGAGATTGAGATGGGTCAGCCGGCGAAGAAGTCAGGCAAGAAAGCGCAGGGATTCACGGCGGAAGAACGTGCCGCAATGAAGGAACGCGCTCGAGAGTTGAAGGCGGCCGCGCAGCGGGCAGACGGCGAGCAAGACGTGCTCGATAAGATCGCGGAGATGCCGGAACCGGAGCGCGGTATGGCCGAGCGACTCCATGCGCTCATCAAGGCCAGCGCGCCGGTGCTCGTGCCGCGAACGTGGTACGGTCAGCCTGCCTACACCAAGGATGACAAAGTCGTGTGCTTCTTCCAGAGCGCGCAGAAGTTCAATACGCGATATGCGACGCTCGGATTCACCGACGCGGCAAACCTCGACGAGGGCGCCTTTTGGCCGGTCGCGTTCGGACTCAAGGAGTTGACTCCAGCAATAGAGAAGCAGATCAGCGAACTGGTAAAGAAAGCAGTGAGTTGA
- a CDS encoding NADH-quinone oxidoreductase subunit A: MLNQWAFIGVFFLLAPLLPALPIVLGNVFAPRKPNAIKQATYECGVETVGDTWVQFKVQYYIYGLIFLVFDVEMVLLFPWAMAYRDLDFFAFGAGFLFIFLLTDALFYALGKNALKWE, from the coding sequence GTGCTGAACCAATGGGCGTTTATCGGCGTGTTTTTCCTGCTCGCGCCGCTGCTGCCCGCCTTGCCGATCGTGCTTGGCAACGTGTTTGCGCCGCGCAAACCGAACGCCATCAAACAAGCGACGTACGAGTGCGGCGTCGAAACGGTCGGCGATACGTGGGTGCAGTTCAAGGTTCAGTATTACATCTACGGCCTGATCTTCCTTGTCTTCGACGTTGAGATGGTGCTGCTGTTCCCGTGGGCGATGGCCTATCGGGACTTGGATTTCTTCGCGTTCGGCGCGGGGTTCCTGTTCATCTTCCTGCTGACCGACGCGCTGTTTTACGCGTTGGGCAAAAACGCGCTGAAGTGGGAATAA
- the nuoH gene encoding NADH-quinone oxidoreductase subunit NuoH has protein sequence MDCINNLSLCLRQSGLDAGLAEFVSIFLGVVLVATFPLLVTIVLIWVERKFAARIQDRIGPNRVGPFGLLQPLADVVKLLSKENITPSGADRPIYNLAPPFMVAAVLLIWAVIPLSPIHYGVDLEIGALYFVAVASIGTLSVLMAGWASNNKYALLGAFRVVALLISYEVPLALALIVPVMLANSMSMIGIVEAQWGMWFVFSAPIAAFLFFVGSQAETGRAPFDLIEAESELVAGFNIEYSGMKFAMFFAGEFMHVFTNGVLMAVLFSGGWIGPFVAEAPLIGLVWLLAKASVWYIISLWVRNSLPRLRIDQVMLFNWQFLVPLSIVNLLVTAFLLQIIKVAGLVPADPGNFVQNIPQTLVLLVGNLAVFGGVMVMLRNRGRRERAEDAAKGLSAPAHAVGD, from the coding sequence ATGGACTGCATCAATAACCTGTCCCTGTGTTTGCGGCAAAGCGGTTTGGACGCCGGGCTGGCCGAGTTCGTCTCGATCTTCCTCGGCGTGGTCCTCGTTGCGACCTTCCCGCTGTTGGTGACGATCGTGCTGATCTGGGTCGAGCGCAAGTTCGCCGCCCGCATTCAGGATCGCATCGGCCCGAACCGCGTCGGCCCGTTCGGCCTGCTTCAGCCTCTGGCGGATGTCGTCAAGCTGCTCAGCAAGGAAAACATCACACCGTCGGGCGCCGACCGTCCGATATACAACCTTGCCCCGCCGTTCATGGTCGCGGCTGTGCTGCTGATCTGGGCGGTCATCCCGCTCTCGCCGATTCACTACGGTGTCGATCTCGAGATCGGCGCGCTGTATTTCGTGGCGGTCGCCAGCATCGGCACGCTTTCGGTGCTCATGGCGGGCTGGGCCAGTAACAACAAGTACGCGCTGCTCGGCGCCTTTCGCGTCGTCGCGCTGCTCATCAGCTACGAAGTCCCGCTCGCGCTGGCGCTGATCGTGCCGGTCATGCTGGCCAACAGCATGTCGATGATCGGTATCGTCGAGGCGCAGTGGGGCATGTGGTTCGTGTTCTCGGCGCCGATCGCCGCATTCCTGTTCTTCGTCGGCTCGCAGGCCGAGACCGGCCGCGCGCCGTTCGACCTCATCGAGGCCGAATCGGAACTGGTGGCCGGCTTCAACATCGAGTACAGCGGCATGAAGTTCGCCATGTTCTTCGCCGGCGAGTTCATGCACGTATTCACCAACGGCGTGCTGATGGCGGTGCTGTTCAGCGGCGGATGGATCGGGCCGTTTGTGGCCGAAGCGCCGTTGATCGGGTTGGTGTGGCTGCTGGCGAAGGCGTCGGTGTGGTACATCATCTCGCTGTGGGTGCGCAATTCGCTGCCGCGCTTGCGCATCGATCAGGTGATGTTGTTTAACTGGCAGTTCTTGGTGCCGCTGAGCATCGTCAATTTGTTGGTGACGGCGTTCCTGCTGCAGATTATCAAGGTCGCCGGGCTGGTGCCCGCAGATCCGGGCAATTTCGTGCAGAACATCCCGCAAACGCTGGTGCTGCTGGTGGGCAATCTGGCGGTGTTCGGCGGTGTGATGGTGATGCTGCGCAACCGCGGCCGGCGTGAACGTGCCGAGGACGCGGCCAAAGGGTTAAGCGCCCCCGCACACGCAGTCGGGGACTGA
- a CDS encoding NADH-quinone oxidoreductase subunit J, translated as MVIGGITPEALAFGFFTILTLGGALGVALNRNLVRGAVWLIVSLFGMAGLFVLLSAPFLAAVQVLVYIGAIGILFTFAVMLTRSMTNLRERFTNQWWISAIVAALFFLFLLLGVVVPVWGGLTPDQAPAVVGTTEQLGASFVDGNQFVLPFEVVSLLLTAAIIGAIVIARLHEEEE; from the coding sequence ATGGTCATTGGCGGAATAACCCCTGAAGCCCTCGCGTTCGGGTTCTTTACGATCCTGACGCTAGGAGGTGCCTTGGGTGTCGCGCTCAACCGGAATCTGGTGCGCGGCGCGGTCTGGCTGATTGTCAGCCTGTTCGGCATGGCGGGGCTGTTCGTCCTGCTCAGCGCGCCGTTCTTGGCCGCGGTGCAGGTGCTGGTGTACATCGGTGCGATCGGTATTCTGTTCACGTTCGCCGTGATGCTCACGCGCAGCATGACGAACCTGCGCGAGCGTTTTACCAACCAATGGTGGATATCTGCGATCGTCGCCGCCTTGTTCTTCCTGTTCCTGCTGCTGGGCGTCGTTGTCCCAGTGTGGGGCGGCCTGACCCCTGATCAGGCCCCGGCCGTCGTCGGCACCACCGAGCAGTTGGGCGCCTCGTTTGTCGACGGCAATCAATTCGTGCTGCCGTTCGAAGTCGTGTCGCTGCTGCTCACCGCGGCGATCATCGGCGCTATCGTGATCGCACGTTTGCACGAGGAAGAGGAGTAA
- the nuoK gene encoding NADH-quinone oxidoreductase subunit NuoK, translated as MVPLWMYLAVGAALFCIGTYTVLSRKNAIAILMGVELMLNAVNLNLVGFWRYQAPENMSGQAFAAFVLVIAAAEAAVGLAIIIAVYRSRRSVVVEDVDLLRW; from the coding sequence ATGGTCCCGCTTTGGATGTATCTGGCCGTCGGCGCCGCGCTGTTCTGCATCGGCACCTACACGGTGCTTTCGCGGAAGAACGCCATCGCGATCCTGATGGGCGTCGAGCTGATGTTGAATGCCGTCAACCTCAATCTGGTTGGCTTCTGGCGCTATCAAGCGCCGGAGAATATGAGCGGGCAGGCGTTCGCCGCCTTCGTGCTCGTGATCGCCGCCGCGGAAGCTGCCGTGGGCTTGGCGATTATCATTGCGGTTTACCGCAGCCGCCGCTCGGTGGTGGTCGAAGATGTCGACCTGCTGCGCTGGTAG
- a CDS encoding NADH-quinone oxidoreductase subunit L gives MIADFLNDPNFLPWLIPVGPLLGFLIIVLATNRSRWVPATDRHEYGGHHPDYNGMSVPVVAPASRVLSIVVGMSGSIAAFLIALAVVLRVSQVDFVFGEQIFGSAVEWLSVGIANFNMGVMVDPLTTIMLVMVPIAVLCIFIYSIGYMAHDPRQARFFALISLFAGAMLTLVVADNLLLLFVGWEIMGLCSYLLIGFWFEKESAYKAAIKAFTTTRVADVIMLLGIAYLYSVTGTLSFREILYNTEVLETLANTPAILIGGMSAAGLIGVFLIIGTIGKSAQFPLHVWLPDAMEGPTPVSAMIHAAAMVSAGVYAILRMYPLLEAGGHPHAGEFNSPLLLMAIVGGFTALFSATIAVAQNDVKKVLAYSTISQLGFMMAALGIGAFIAAAFHLITHAFFKALLFMASGSVIHAMEHGEHHVHEHAHGHHDDEDEDEHAHGHAAEAHHDDHAEHHEEHHDEAHSAPHFDPQDMMNMGGLAKRIPVTFYTFVIGGLSLAGFPLLTAGFWSKDEILADAWLGTTEGFGPHAFVFLMLATAAFLTAFYTARQLCLTFLGEPRTEEAKHAGLGGPSNVVSITMQLPLIILAVFAIIAGFVGVPPDFPIFGAIFSPEHNNFKYFVNETLPPAIQADAPAFNWFPVAVSFLVALGGLGLGYLMYGRKPLKAGEEDPLIKMLGPVHNVLKNKYFFDELYETIFIKPSQAVARAVSEFVDRGIIDGTLHTIGFVFRWIGDLLKMLNLWLIDGFGDGIPRLIGWTGLQVRRIQTGRVQQYLLLVAAAAVIIGLIFVVSAGTAAN, from the coding sequence ATGATTGCTGACTTCTTGAACGACCCGAACTTCCTGCCGTGGCTGATCCCGGTCGGGCCGCTGCTTGGGTTCCTGATTATCGTGCTGGCCACCAACCGCAGCCGTTGGGTGCCGGCTACCGACCGGCACGAATACGGCGGGCATCACCCGGATTACAACGGCATGTCCGTGCCGGTTGTGGCGCCAGCGAGCCGAGTGCTGAGTATCGTCGTCGGCATGAGCGGCTCGATCGCCGCGTTCCTGATTGCGCTCGCGGTCGTGCTGCGCGTCTCGCAGGTCGACTTCGTGTTCGGCGAGCAGATCTTCGGCAGCGCCGTCGAGTGGCTGTCGGTCGGCATCGCCAATTTCAATATGGGTGTGATGGTCGACCCACTGACCACGATCATGCTGGTCATGGTACCGATCGCCGTGCTGTGCATCTTCATCTACAGCATCGGCTATATGGCCCACGACCCGCGCCAAGCCCGCTTCTTTGCCCTCATCTCGCTGTTTGCCGGCGCCATGTTGACGCTGGTCGTCGCCGACAACCTGCTGCTGCTGTTCGTTGGCTGGGAAATCATGGGCTTGTGCTCGTACCTCCTGATCGGCTTCTGGTTCGAGAAGGAAAGCGCGTACAAGGCCGCGATTAAGGCGTTCACGACCACCCGCGTCGCCGACGTCATCATGCTGCTGGGTATTGCCTATCTCTACTCCGTCACTGGCACGCTCAGCTTCCGCGAAATCCTGTACAACACCGAAGTGCTGGAGACACTCGCCAACACTCCGGCGATCCTGATCGGCGGCATGAGCGCGGCCGGTTTGATCGGCGTCTTCCTGATCATCGGCACGATCGGCAAATCGGCACAGTTCCCGCTGCACGTCTGGCTTCCGGACGCGATGGAAGGCCCGACCCCGGTCAGCGCGATGATCCATGCGGCCGCAATGGTCAGCGCAGGCGTGTACGCGATCCTGCGCATGTACCCGCTGCTCGAGGCCGGCGGTCACCCGCACGCGGGCGAATTCAACTCGCCGCTGCTGCTGATGGCGATTGTCGGCGGCTTCACCGCGTTGTTCTCCGCAACGATTGCCGTTGCCCAAAACGACGTCAAGAAGGTACTGGCCTATTCAACGATTTCGCAGCTCGGCTTCATGATGGCCGCGCTCGGCATCGGTGCCTTTATCGCCGCGGCCTTCCACCTAATCACGCACGCGTTCTTCAAGGCATTGTTGTTCATGGCGTCCGGCTCGGTCATCCACGCGATGGAGCACGGCGAACATCATGTCCATGAGCACGCGCATGGACACCATGACGACGAGGACGAGGACGAACATGCCCACGGCCACGCGGCCGAGGCACATCACGACGACCACGCCGAGCATCACGAGGAACATCACGACGAGGCGCACAGCGCGCCGCACTTCGACCCGCAGGACATGATGAACATGGGTGGGCTGGCCAAGCGCATCCCGGTCACGTTCTACACGTTCGTGATCGGCGGCTTGTCGCTGGCGGGCTTCCCGCTGCTGACTGCTGGCTTCTGGTCGAAGGACGAAATCCTCGCCGACGCATGGCTGGGCACGACCGAAGGCTTCGGCCCGCACGCGTTCGTGTTCCTCATGCTGGCGACAGCCGCGTTCCTCACCGCGTTCTACACGGCGCGGCAACTGTGCCTGACGTTCCTCGGCGAGCCGCGCACGGAAGAAGCCAAGCACGCGGGACTGGGTGGCCCGAGCAACGTCGTGTCGATCACGATGCAGCTCCCGCTGATCATCCTCGCCGTGTTCGCCATCATCGCCGGGTTTGTCGGCGTCCCGCCCGACTTCCCGATCTTCGGCGCGATCTTCTCGCCGGAGCACAACAACTTCAAGTACTTCGTCAACGAAACGTTGCCGCCGGCCATCCAAGCGGACGCACCGGCGTTCAACTGGTTCCCGGTGGCTGTGTCGTTCCTCGTCGCTCTGGGCGGTCTGGGGCTGGGCTACCTGATGTACGGGCGCAAGCCGCTGAAGGCGGGTGAGGAAGACCCGCTGATCAAGATGCTCGGTCCGGTGCACAACGTGTTGAAGAACAAGTACTTCTTCGACGAGCTGTACGAGACGATCTTCATCAAGCCGTCGCAGGCGGTCGCCCGCGCGGTGAGCGAGTTCGTCGATCGCGGCATCATCGACGGCACGCTGCACACGATCGGCTTCGTGTTCCGCTGGATAGGCGACCTGCTCAAGATGCTGAACCTGTGGCTCATTGACGGCTTCGGCGATGGCATCCCCCGCCTGATCGGCTGGACGGGCCTGCAAGTCCGCCGTATTCAGACCGGGCGCGTGCAGCAGTATCTGCTGCTGGTCGCCGCGGCCGCCGTCATCATCGGCCTGATCTTCGTGGTGTCGGCTGGCACCGCCGCCAACTAG
- a CDS encoding NADH-quinone oxidoreductase subunit M, translating into MQLDVFGINPLTVLIFAPALGGLLVLGLPNNKTIVRWASLIVSLGIALLAAIVFFAYDRDLAGYQFVTDGQWFPPINARWTLGVDGISIAMVLLTGILVPLAVLISWEIEDRFKAHLALILFFETGLMGVFVAQDMMIFFLFYEVSLVPIYFLIKEWGGANRQYASTKFFIYSVGGTLGMLLATQLIGLTAGTFNIEALANPATGWPGFNPEGGVFLGADIQTVKTLAFIGFFIAFCIKVPVWPFHTWLPDAHSEAPTAGSMLLAGVMLKLGAYGFIRLVIPLFPDIWVAEVNILGAFTVDWAGIFAFLAMLGVVLGAFAAFGQNDIKRLVAYSSVNHMGFVALGIAVYAAVYGRMVVTGSDGGMMQDAIIAGNGAVLQMFNHGLSSAGMFLLAGAIYHKTHTRDLREYGGLWVKAPVYGAVFIFTSMASLGLPGLNGFVSEFLVVRGSWPVFTALTAISMIGLLFTGSYILKGIRAVLHGPFNLHWRDYHLEIERREFVAIAPLMVLMLFTGIVPNWILPVINDSVTRILSALS; encoded by the coding sequence ATGCAACTCGACGTTTTCGGGATTAACCCCCTCACCGTGCTGATCTTCGCCCCGGCGTTGGGCGGTCTGCTGGTGCTGGGCTTGCCCAACAACAAGACGATCGTGCGCTGGGCGTCACTGATCGTGTCGCTCGGCATCGCGCTGTTGGCGGCGATCGTGTTCTTCGCCTACGACCGCGACTTGGCCGGGTATCAGTTTGTCACCGACGGGCAGTGGTTCCCGCCGATCAACGCGCGCTGGACGCTCGGCGTCGACGGCATCAGCATCGCCATGGTGCTGTTGACCGGCATCCTCGTCCCGCTCGCGGTGCTGATCAGCTGGGAGATCGAGGATCGATTCAAGGCGCACCTGGCGCTGATCCTGTTCTTCGAGACCGGCCTGATGGGCGTGTTCGTGGCGCAGGACATGATGATCTTCTTCCTGTTCTACGAAGTCAGCCTCGTCCCGATCTACTTCCTGATCAAGGAATGGGGCGGCGCCAACCGGCAGTACGCGTCGACCAAGTTCTTCATCTACTCGGTCGGCGGCACGCTCGGCATGCTGCTGGCAACCCAGCTCATCGGCTTGACGGCCGGCACGTTCAACATCGAAGCACTGGCCAATCCGGCGACCGGATGGCCCGGCTTCAACCCGGAAGGCGGCGTGTTCCTCGGCGCCGACATCCAAACGGTCAAGACACTGGCGTTCATCGGCTTCTTCATCGCGTTCTGTATCAAGGTGCCGGTGTGGCCGTTCCACACGTGGCTTCCCGACGCGCACTCCGAGGCCCCGACCGCCGGTTCGATGCTGCTGGCCGGCGTCATGCTGAAGCTCGGCGCGTACGGGTTCATCCGTTTGGTCATCCCGCTGTTCCCGGATATCTGGGTCGCCGAGGTCAACATCCTCGGTGCATTCACCGTCGACTGGGCCGGCATCTTCGCCTTCCTCGCCATGCTCGGCGTGGTACTGGGGGCGTTCGCTGCGTTCGGGCAGAACGACATCAAACGGCTCGTTGCGTACAGTTCGGTGAACCACATGGGTTTTGTCGCGCTGGGGATCGCGGTGTATGCCGCAGTATACGGCCGGATGGTCGTGACCGGCAGCGACGGCGGCATGATGCAGGACGCGATCATCGCCGGAAACGGCGCCGTGCTGCAGATGTTCAACCACGGCCTGAGCAGTGCCGGCATGTTCCTTTTGGCCGGCGCGATCTATCACAAGACACACACCCGCGACCTGCGCGAATACGGAGGTCTGTGGGTGAAAGCGCCGGTGTATGGCGCGGTGTTCATCTTCACCAGCATGGCCAGCCTTGGTCTGCCGGGATTAAACGGCTTCGTCAGCGAGTTCCTCGTGGTGCGCGGCTCGTGGCCGGTGTTCACGGCGCTGACGGCCATCTCGATGATCGGCTTGCTGTTCACCGGTTCGTACATTCTGAAGGGCATCCGCGCGGTGCTGCACGGTCCGTTCAACCTACACTGGCGCGACTATCACCTTGAGATCGAGCGGCGCGAGTTTGTGGCGATCGCTCCCCTCATGGTGCTGATGTTGTTTACCGGTATCGTCCCGAATTGGATCCTGCCGGTGATCAATGACTCGGTGACCCGCATCCTGAGCGCGCTGAGTTAG
- a CDS encoding NADH-quinone oxidoreductase subunit M translates to MLEGFSFPVLSAIIWVPIIAGVVILFIDAKQRDLVRGVAISAATIVLALSFLVYFTYNSQVQQVMDNQELLLQAGGSMMGTQMFVDGLAFVEHATWIESLGISYHLAVDGLSAPMVLLTGMVAVAGVLISWRIQDRIREFMAFFMLLVAGVYGVFIAVDLFVLFFFYELAIFPMYLLIAGWGWVKLREYAAMKLTLYILIGSVVALVGVIAMVLTASNYFAAEGAGVFEAAKQAGLLAESTPTFNFNMVSLTLAAENGAFDIPGFLGIETMTFAKLWFPFIFIGFGVLAGVFPFHNWSPDGHVAAPTAVSMIHAGVLMKVGAYAALRASVQLMPEGAQTHLPWIVILTLINVVLGAFIAFRQRDFKYVIGFSSVSHMGLVSMGFATMNVTGMHGAGIQMFSHGAMTALFFGCVGMVYDRAHTRDIPSLGGMIKQMPWVGFAFIIGGLTSMGMPGFSGFVAEYPIFMGLFEATNVSLNLGSLQVTNYYPIIALIAVLGIVITAAYVLRVVSQVFFGEFRQDKYPEVADIFVTDRIILLLLGVPLLIIGLYPAVIAPMVEAGVRPVVALLGGGF, encoded by the coding sequence ATGCTTGAAGGGTTCTCGTTTCCAGTCCTGAGCGCCATCATCTGGGTGCCGATCATCGCCGGCGTGGTGATCCTGTTCATCGACGCCAAACAGCGCGATCTCGTGCGCGGCGTGGCCATCAGCGCGGCCACGATCGTGCTGGCGCTCTCGTTCCTCGTCTACTTCACCTACAACAGTCAGGTGCAGCAGGTGATGGACAATCAGGAGTTGCTGCTGCAAGCGGGCGGCTCGATGATGGGCACGCAAATGTTCGTCGACGGGCTGGCCTTTGTCGAACACGCCACGTGGATTGAAAGCCTCGGTATCAGCTACCACCTCGCCGTTGACGGCCTCAGCGCGCCCATGGTGCTGTTGACCGGCATGGTCGCGGTGGCCGGCGTGCTGATTAGCTGGCGCATCCAAGACCGCATCCGCGAGTTCATGGCGTTCTTCATGCTGCTGGTGGCCGGCGTCTACGGCGTGTTCATCGCCGTAGACCTGTTCGTGCTGTTCTTCTTCTACGAGCTGGCGATCTTCCCGATGTACCTGCTGATCGCGGGCTGGGGCTGGGTCAAGCTGCGCGAATACGCTGCGATGAAGCTCACGCTCTACATCCTGATCGGCTCGGTGGTCGCGCTGGTCGGCGTGATCGCGATGGTGCTCACGGCTTCGAACTACTTCGCTGCTGAAGGCGCGGGGGTGTTCGAGGCGGCCAAGCAGGCCGGCCTGCTCGCTGAAAGCACGCCGACGTTCAACTTCAATATGGTCTCGCTCACGCTGGCGGCCGAAAACGGCGCATTCGATATCCCGGGCTTCCTCGGTATCGAAACCATGACGTTCGCCAAGCTGTGGTTCCCGTTCATCTTCATCGGCTTCGGCGTTCTGGCCGGCGTGTTCCCGTTCCACAACTGGTCGCCGGATGGTCACGTGGCCGCCCCGACCGCCGTTTCGATGATCCACGCCGGCGTGCTGATGAAGGTCGGCGCATACGCGGCTCTGCGCGCCAGCGTGCAATTGATGCCGGAGGGCGCTCAGACTCACCTGCCATGGATCGTGATACTCACGCTCATCAACGTGGTGCTGGGCGCGTTCATCGCGTTCCGACAACGCGACTTCAAGTACGTTATCGGGTTTAGCTCGGTGTCGCACATGGGTTTGGTGAGCATGGGCTTCGCTACGATGAACGTGACCGGCATGCACGGCGCGGGCATTCAGATGTTCAGCCACGGCGCGATGACGGCCCTCTTCTTCGGCTGTGTCGGCATGGTGTACGACCGCGCCCACACTCGCGACATCCCCAGCCTCGGCGGCATGATCAAGCAGATGCCGTGGGTCGGCTTCGCCTTCATCATCGGCGGTTTGACCAGCATGGGTATGCCGGGCTTCAGTGGGTTCGTCGCCGAGTATCCGATCTTCATGGGCTTGTTCGAGGCGACCAACGTCTCGCTGAACCTCGGCAGCCTGCAAGTGACCAATTACTACCCGATCATCGCGCTCATTGCGGTGCTTGGCATCGTGATCACGGCAGCCTATGTGCTCAGGGTGGTTAGTCAGGTGTTCTTCGGAGAGTTCCGGCAAGACAAGTATCCCGAAGTCGCGGATATCTTCGTCACCGACCGGATCATCCTGCTGCTGCTGGGGGTACCGCTGCTGATCATCGGCCTATACCCGGCGGTTATTGCGCCAATGGTCGAAGCTGGCGTTCGCCCGGTGGTTGCGCTGCTCGGAGGGGGGTTCTAA
- a CDS encoding NADH-quinone oxidoreductase subunit N, translating to MLPFDFLTHLPAVVPEVGLTVLALLVLLLDLRLHGENRKVIGMVAGLGMIALAITPFIWAPTDATATYWGGMVRHDALSQIFKVIALLAGGIVSLLTVETHEMGRKGEFYLIVVVSTLGACLMAASADLIMVFVALETLSIPLYILASFSRRDKRSAEAGVKYFLFGSFASAIMLYGFSLLYGFTGQTNLYAIAEYLGSPEFGANAAPVLATLVLIVVGFGFKISAVPFHFWTPDVYEGAPTPVTAFVSVASKAASFALLMRFFLAVFPHSMVIGGVEIQNFWVNLAAVTAALTMTVGNVLALSQKNIKRLLAYSSIAQAGYTLIGVAALHAGTAQSVASVTFYMLMYLFTNMVAFGVIIVFSEATGSDDIKDMAGLNRRNPWMALAMTVGFLSLGGIPPAAGFFGKFFLFNAAVEANLTWLAIVGVVNAIIGLVYYLVVIKVMYVDRSADEDKAIPVAPVAAWAMGGATVAVVLLGTIGTQIVFNWALTSASALL from the coding sequence ATGCTGCCGTTCGACTTTTTGACGCATCTCCCGGCCGTCGTGCCGGAAGTCGGGCTGACGGTATTGGCCCTGCTGGTGCTGCTGCTTGACCTGCGCCTGCACGGCGAGAACCGCAAGGTGATCGGCATGGTGGCCGGGCTGGGCATGATCGCGCTGGCGATTACGCCGTTCATCTGGGCGCCAACCGACGCTACCGCCACCTATTGGGGCGGCATGGTGCGCCACGACGCGCTTTCGCAAATCTTCAAAGTGATCGCGCTGCTGGCCGGCGGCATCGTATCGCTGCTGACCGTCGAAACGCACGAAATGGGCCGCAAGGGCGAGTTTTATCTGATCGTCGTTGTCAGCACGTTGGGCGCCTGTTTGATGGCGGCCTCGGCCGACCTGATCATGGTCTTCGTCGCCCTCGAAACGCTCTCGATCCCGCTCTACATCCTCGCCTCGTTCAGCCGCCGCGACAAGCGCAGCGCTGAGGCCGGCGTGAAGTACTTCCTGTTCGGCTCGTTCGCGTCGGCGATCATGCTGTACGGGTTCAGCCTGCTGTACGGCTTCACCGGCCAAACCAACTTGTACGCTATCGCCGAGTACCTCGGCAGCCCAGAATTCGGGGCCAATGCCGCGCCGGTTCTGGCGACACTCGTCCTGATCGTGGTCGGTTTCGGCTTCAAGATCAGCGCGGTGCCGTTCCACTTCTGGACGCCGGACGTCTACGAGGGCGCGCCGACGCCGGTCACCGCGTTCGTCAGCGTGGCCAGCAAGGCGGCAAGCTTCGCGCTGCTGATGCGCTTCTTCCTTGCGGTGTTCCCGCATTCGATGGTCATCGGCGGCGTCGAAATCCAGAACTTCTGGGTCAACTTGGCGGCTGTCACCGCAGCGCTCACGATGACGGTCGGTAATGTGCTGGCGCTGTCGCAGAAGAATATCAAGCGTCTGCTGGCGTATTCGAGCATCGCGCAGGCGGGCTACACGCTGATCGGTGTGGCGGCGCTGCATGCCGGCACGGCCCAGAGCGTCGCGTCGGTCACGTTCTACATGCTGATGTACCTGTTCACCAACATGGTGGCGTTCGGCGTCATCATCGTGTTCAGCGAAGCGACCGGCAGTGACGACATCAAGGACATGGCCGGTTTGAACCGGCGCAATCCGTGGATGGCGCTGGCGATGACGGTCGGCTTCCTGTCGCTGGGCGGCATTCCGCCCGCGGCCGGGTTCTTCGGCAAGTTCTTCCTGTTCAACGCTGCCGTCGAAGCCAACCTGACATGGCTGGCGATCGTCGGCGTGGTGAACGCGATCATCGGCCTCGTCTACTACTTGGTCGTCATCAAGGTTATGTACGTCGACCGCAGCGCCGACGAGGACAAAGCCATCCCCGTCGCGCCGGTTGCGGCGTGGGCGATGGGCGGCGCCACAGTTGCCGTGGTGCTGCTCGGGACGATCGGCACCCAGATCGTCTTCAACTGGGCGCTCACGAGCGCCAGCGCACTGCTCTAG
- a CDS encoding AtpZ/AtpI family protein has translation MTQQHTPPPPKPRLLNVGVALAAGQAGCVTVVIVLLAVALGLWLDSLIGRRGLCTLGLVILSIPLSLTLMLKLAFRTVRRAATILPTPAPSSKEE, from the coding sequence ATGACACAGCAGCATACCCCGCCCCCGCCGAAGCCGCGTCTCCTGAACGTCGGGGTCGCACTGGCCGCAGGGCAGGCCGGGTGCGTTACTGTCGTTATCGTCCTTCTGGCAGTTGCTTTAGGGCTGTGGCTTGATTCATTGATCGGGCGGCGCGGGCTGTGCACGCTGGGCTTGGTCATCCTGAGCATTCCGCTCAGCCTGACTCTGATGCTCAAGCTGGCGTTCAGAACCGTACGGCGCGCGGCGACAATACTGCCGACGCCCGCCCCATCGAGTAAGGAGGAGTGA